One Psychrobacillus glaciei genomic region harbors:
- a CDS encoding HAD-IIIA family hydrolase, producing the protein MEIQAVFIDRDGTIGGTGHFIHPKDFKPYDFSNDAFQLLQSHGIKTFALTNQHRISRGEDLLNEFQEEFKSYGLNDAFICPHSENADCHCHKPKPGMLLEAAWKYNLDLKQCVVIGDVGSTDMLAAHAVGALKILVLTGWGKNSLEQYRHSWKDVDPDYIAENLLEAVRWLLKID; encoded by the coding sequence ATGGAAATTCAAGCTGTATTTATTGATAGAGACGGGACTATTGGTGGTACTGGTCATTTTATTCATCCAAAGGACTTCAAGCCTTATGATTTTAGTAATGATGCCTTCCAATTACTTCAGAGTCATGGAATCAAAACATTTGCGCTCACGAATCAACATCGAATAAGTCGAGGAGAGGACTTACTTAATGAGTTTCAAGAGGAGTTTAAATCTTATGGGTTGAATGATGCATTTATTTGTCCTCACAGTGAGAATGCTGATTGTCATTGCCATAAACCAAAACCAGGAATGTTATTAGAGGCTGCATGGAAATACAATTTAGACCTAAAACAATGTGTTGTTATTGGAGATGTTGGGTCAACTGATATGTTGGCAGCTCATGCAGTTGGAGCTTTGAAAATATTAGTGTTGACTGGTTGGGGAAAAAATTCTCTAGAACAATATCGACATTCTTGGAAAGATGTAGATCCCGATTATATTGCAGAAAATTTGTTGGAAGCAGTGCGGTGGCTTTTGAAAATTGATTGA